One Bos taurus isolate L1 Dominette 01449 registration number 42190680 breed Hereford chromosome 3, ARS-UCD2.0, whole genome shotgun sequence DNA window includes the following coding sequences:
- the MUC1 gene encoding mucin-1 isoform 1 precursor (isoform 1 precursor is encoded by transcript variant 1), which produces MTPDIQAPFLSLLLLFPVLTVANVPTLTTSDSINPRRTTPVSTTQSSPTSSPTKETSWSTTTTLLTASSPAPSPAASPGHDGASTPTSSPAPSPAASPGHNGTSSPTGSPAPSPAASPGHDGASTPTSSPAPSPAASPGHDGASTPTSSPAPSPAASPGHDGASTPTSSPAPSPAASPGHNGTSSPTGSPAPSPAASPGHDGASTPTSSPAPSPAASPGHNGTSSPTGSPAPSPTASPGHDGASTPTSSPAPSPAASPGHNGTSSPTGSPAPSPAASPGHDGASTPTSSPAPSPAASPGHNGTSSPTGSPAPSPTASPGHDSAPSLTSSPAPSPTASPGQHGASSPTSSDTSSMTTRSMSSSMVTSAHKGTSSRATMTPVSKGTPSSVPSSETAPTAASHITRTAASSPSIALSTSSNPKTSQQLSVRVSLYFLSFRITNLQFNSSLENPQTSYYQELQRSIWGLILQIYKQRDFLGLSEIKFRPGSVVVELTLAFREGTTAEWVKAQFSQLEAHAASYNLTISGVSVYSAPFPSSAQAGSGVPGWGIALLVLVCVLVALAIIYLIALVVCQCGRKKCEQLDVFPTLDAYHPMSEYSTYHTHGRYVPPGSTKRSPYEEVSAGNGGSNLSYTNLAATSANL; this is translated from the exons ATGACACCGGACATCCAGGcccctttcctctccctgctgctgctgttcccaGTGCTTACAG TTGCCAATGTCCCTACCCTGACAACCTCTGACTCCATAAACCCCCGCAGAACTACGCCAGTTTCCACTACACAAAGCAGCCCAACGTCCAGTCCCACTAAAGAAACTTCTTGGAGCACAACTACCACCTTACTCACAGCCAGCAGCCCTGCCCCAAGCCCGGCTGCCTCTCCAGGCCACGACGGAGCCTCGACTCCAACCAGCAGCCCTGCCCCAAGCCCAGCTGCCTCTCCAGGCCACAACGGCACCTCGTCTCCGACCGGCAGCCCTGCCCCAAGCCCAGCTGCCTCTCCAGGCCACGATGGAGCCTCGACTCCAACCAGCAGCCCTGCCCCAAGCCCGGCTGCCTCTCCAGGACACGACGGAGCCTCGACTCCAACCAGCAGCCCTGCCCCAAGCCCAGCTGCCTCTCCAGGCCACGACGGAGCCTCGACTCCAACCAGCAGCCCTGCCCCAAGCCCGGCTGCCTCTCCAGGCCACAACGGCACCTCGTCTCCGACTGGCAGCCCTGCCCCAAGCCCAGCTGCCTCTCCAGGCCATGACGGAGCCTCGACTCCAACCAGCAGCCCTGCCCCAAGCCCGGCTGCCTCTCCAGGCCACAATGGCACCTCGTCTCCGACCGGCAGCCCTGCCCCAAGCCCAACTGCCTCTCCAGGACACGACGGAGCCTCGACTCCAACCAGCAGCCCTGCCCCAAGCCCGGCTGCCTCTCCAGGCCACAACGGCACCTCGTCTCCGACTGGCAGCCCTGCCCCAAGCCCAGCTGCCTCTCCAGGCCATGACGGAGCCTCGACTCCAACCAGCAGCCCTGCCCCAAGCCCGGCTGCCTCTCCAGGCCACAATGGCACCTCGTCTCCGACCGGCAGCCCTGCCCCAAGCCCAACTGCCTCTCCAGGCCATGATAGTGCCCCATCCCTGACCAGCAGCCCTGCCCCAAGCCCGACTGCCTCTCCAGGTCAGCACGGCGCCTCATCCCCAACCAGCAGTGACACCTCATCCATGACCACCCGCTCTATGTCAAGCTCCATGGTCACTTCAGCACACAAGGGCACCTCATCCAGGGCTACCATGACCCCAGTCAGCAAGGGCACTCCATCCTCAGTCCCCAGCTCCGAAACTGCTCCCACTGCTGCCAGCCATATTACCAGGACAGCCGCCAGCAGCCCTAGCATAGCACTTTCCACCTCCTCCAATCCTAAGACTTCTCAGCAGTTGTCTGTTAGGGTCTCCCTGTACTTCCTGTCTTTTCGCATTACAAACCTCCAGTTtaactcttccctggaaaatccccaaaccAGCTACTATCAGGAGCTGCAGAGAAGCATTTGGGGTTTG ATTTTGCAGATTTATAAACAGAGGGATTTTCTGGGCCTCTCAGAGATCAAGTTCAG GCCAGGATCTGTGGTGGTAGAATTAACTCTGGCCTTCCGAGAGGGTACCACGGCCGAGTGGGTGAAGGCACAGTTCAGTCAGCTTGAAGCACACGCAGCCAGTTATAACCTGACCATCAGCGGAGTTAGTG TGTACAGTGCCCCATTTCCTTCCTCTGCCCAGGCTGGGTCTGGGGTGCCTGGTTGGGGCATTGCCCTGCTGGTCCTGGTCTGTGTTCTGGTTGCGCTGGCCATCATCTATCTCATTGCCCTG GTTGTGTGTCAGTGCGGACGAAAGAAATGTGAGCAGCTGGACGTCTTTCCAACCCTAGATGCCTACCATCCTATGAGCGAGTACTCCACCTACCACACCCATGGGCGCTACGTGCCCCCTGGCAGTACCAAACGGAGCCCCTATGAGGAG GTTTCTGCAGGCAATGGTGGCAGCAACCTCTCTTATACAAACCTGGCAGCCACTTCCGCCAACTTGTAA
- the MUC1 gene encoding mucin-1 isoform 2 precursor (isoform 2 precursor is encoded by transcript variant 2), which translates to MTPDIQAPFLSLLLLFPVLTVANVPTLTTSDSINPRRTTPVSTTQSSPTSSPTKETSWSTTTTLLTASSPAPSPAASPGHDGASTPTSSPAPSPAASPGHDGASTPTSSPAPSPAASPGHDGASTPTSSPAPSPAASPGHDGASTPTSSPAPSPAASPGHNGTSSPTGSPAPSPTASPGHDGASTPTSSPAPSPAASPGHNGTSSPTGSPAPSPAASPGHDGASTPTSSPAPSPAASPGHNGTSSPTGSPAPSPTASPGHDSAPSLTSSPAPSPTASPGQHGASSPTSSDTSSMTTRSMSSSMVTSAHKGTSSRATMTPVSKGTPSSVPSSETAPTAASHITRTAASSPSIALSTSSNPKTSQQLSVRVSLYFLSFRITNLQFNSSLENPQTSYYQELQRSIWGLILQIYKQRDFLGLSEIKFRPGSVVVELTLAFREGTTAEWVKAQFSQLEAHAASYNLTISGVSVYSAPFPSSAQAGSGVPGWGIALLVLVCVLVALAIIYLIALVVCQCGRKKCEQLDVFPTLDAYHPMSEYSTYHTHGRYVPPGSTKRSPYEEVSAGNGGSNLSYTNLAATSANL; encoded by the exons ATGACACCGGACATCCAGGcccctttcctctccctgctgctgctgttcccaGTGCTTACAG TTGCCAATGTCCCTACCCTGACAACCTCTGACTCCATAAACCCCCGCAGAACTACGCCAGTTTCCACTACACAAAGCAGCCCAACGTCCAGTCCCACTAAAGAAACTTCTTGGAGCACAACTACCACCTTACTCACAGCCAGCAGCCCTGCCCCAAGCCCGGCTGCCTCTCCAGGCCACGACGGAGCCTCGACTCCAACCAGCAGCCCTGCCCCAAGCCCAGCTGCCTCTCCAG GCCACGATGGAGCCTCGACTCCAACCAGCAGCCCTGCCCCAAGCCCGGCTGCCTCTCCAGGACACGACGGAGCCTCGACTCCAACCAGCAGCCCTGCCCCAAGCCCAGCTGCCTCTCCAGGCCACGACGGAGCCTCGACTCCAACCAGCAGCCCTGCCCCAAGCCCGGCTGCCTCTCCAG GCCACAATGGCACCTCGTCTCCGACCGGCAGCCCTGCCCCAAGCCCAACTGCCTCTCCAGGACACGACGGAGCCTCGACTCCAACCAGCAGCCCTGCCCCAAGCCCGGCTGCCTCTCCAGGCCACAACGGCACCTCGTCTCCGACTGGCAGCCCTGCCCCAAGCCCAGCTGCCTCTCCAGGCCATGACGGAGCCTCGACTCCAACCAGCAGCCCTGCCCCAAGCCCGGCTGCCTCTCCAGGCCACAATGGCACCTCGTCTCCGACCGGCAGCCCTGCCCCAAGCCCAACTGCCTCTCCAGGCCATGATAGTGCCCCATCCCTGACCAGCAGCCCTGCCCCAAGCCCGACTGCCTCTCCAGGTCAGCACGGCGCCTCATCCCCAACCAGCAGTGACACCTCATCCATGACCACCCGCTCTATGTCAAGCTCCATGGTCACTTCAGCACACAAGGGCACCTCATCCAGGGCTACCATGACCCCAGTCAGCAAGGGCACTCCATCCTCAGTCCCCAGCTCCGAAACTGCTCCCACTGCTGCCAGCCATATTACCAGGACAGCCGCCAGCAGCCCTAGCATAGCACTTTCCACCTCCTCCAATCCTAAGACTTCTCAGCAGTTGTCTGTTAGGGTCTCCCTGTACTTCCTGTCTTTTCGCATTACAAACCTCCAGTTtaactcttccctggaaaatccccaaaccAGCTACTATCAGGAGCTGCAGAGAAGCATTTGGGGTTTG ATTTTGCAGATTTATAAACAGAGGGATTTTCTGGGCCTCTCAGAGATCAAGTTCAG GCCAGGATCTGTGGTGGTAGAATTAACTCTGGCCTTCCGAGAGGGTACCACGGCCGAGTGGGTGAAGGCACAGTTCAGTCAGCTTGAAGCACACGCAGCCAGTTATAACCTGACCATCAGCGGAGTTAGTG TGTACAGTGCCCCATTTCCTTCCTCTGCCCAGGCTGGGTCTGGGGTGCCTGGTTGGGGCATTGCCCTGCTGGTCCTGGTCTGTGTTCTGGTTGCGCTGGCCATCATCTATCTCATTGCCCTG GTTGTGTGTCAGTGCGGACGAAAGAAATGTGAGCAGCTGGACGTCTTTCCAACCCTAGATGCCTACCATCCTATGAGCGAGTACTCCACCTACCACACCCATGGGCGCTACGTGCCCCCTGGCAGTACCAAACGGAGCCCCTATGAGGAG GTTTCTGCAGGCAATGGTGGCAGCAACCTCTCTTATACAAACCTGGCAGCCACTTCCGCCAACTTGTAA